One genomic segment of Amycolatopsis sp. WQ 127309 includes these proteins:
- a CDS encoding cytochrome P450 has translation MTTTEETPRLPFARANALAIAPDYEALRQQAPVSRVLTPAGDPAWLVTSFEEAKEVFRDKRFGRSHPAPEQASRISHAAIQDGPSGDFDTEEQEHKRMRRMLAPAFSAPRMRALGDRIDELTTRCLDDMRAAHDAHPGEPVNLTELLAFPLPVLVICELLGVPFEDREHFRNLSERIAVMDGGADAQAAMTEFKAYMTGLADAKRANPQADVISDMVAVQADDPTFTDDDLARMGAGLLFAGHETTSTRIAMGVLFLLTDTARRDRFAADPEGEVNQTVEEILRMTATSGTGLLRYAHEDVEVAGTRIMRGDAVLISSDAANRDAAAFADPDEFDPGRTPNVHLAFGTGAHVCIGANLARTELRTVFPALFRAFPDMRLAVGLDDIAVRVNRVAGGVDRVPVTW, from the coding sequence ATGACCACCACTGAAGAAACCCCCCGGCTGCCCTTCGCCCGCGCCAACGCGCTCGCGATCGCGCCGGACTACGAAGCGCTCCGGCAGCAGGCCCCGGTCAGCCGGGTGCTCACCCCCGCCGGCGACCCGGCGTGGCTGGTGACGTCGTTCGAGGAAGCCAAGGAAGTGTTCCGCGACAAGCGTTTCGGCCGGTCGCACCCGGCGCCCGAGCAGGCGTCGCGCATCTCCCACGCCGCGATCCAGGACGGCCCGAGCGGCGACTTCGACACCGAGGAGCAGGAGCACAAGCGGATGCGCCGGATGCTGGCGCCCGCATTCTCCGCGCCGCGGATGCGCGCCCTCGGCGACCGGATCGACGAGCTGACCACCCGCTGCCTCGACGACATGCGGGCGGCGCACGACGCCCACCCCGGCGAGCCGGTCAACCTGACCGAGCTGCTCGCCTTTCCCTTGCCGGTACTGGTGATCTGCGAGCTGCTCGGCGTCCCGTTCGAGGACCGCGAGCACTTCCGGAACCTGTCGGAGCGGATCGCCGTGATGGACGGCGGCGCCGACGCGCAGGCCGCGATGACCGAGTTCAAGGCGTACATGACGGGCCTGGCCGACGCCAAGCGCGCGAACCCGCAGGCCGACGTCATCTCCGACATGGTCGCGGTCCAGGCCGACGACCCGACGTTCACCGACGACGACCTCGCGCGCATGGGCGCCGGGCTGCTGTTCGCCGGCCACGAGACGACGTCCACCCGGATCGCGATGGGCGTGCTGTTCCTGCTCACCGACACCGCCCGCCGCGACCGCTTCGCCGCCGATCCCGAAGGCGAGGTGAACCAGACCGTCGAGGAGATCCTGCGGATGACGGCCACCAGCGGCACCGGCCTGCTGCGGTACGCGCACGAGGACGTCGAGGTCGCCGGGACCCGGATCATGCGCGGCGACGCCGTGCTCATCTCCAGCGACGCGGCCAACCGCGACGCCGCGGCGTTCGCCGACCCGGACGAGTTCGACCCGGGCCGCACCCCGAACGTCCACCTCGCCTTCGGTACCGGCGCGCACGTCTGCATCGGCGCCAACCTGGCCCGCACCGAGCTGCGGACGGTCTTCCCCGCCCTGTTCCGCGCCTTCCCGGACATGCGCCTGGCCGTCGGCCTCGACGACATCGCCGTCCGCGTGAACCGCGTCGCGGGCGGCGTCGACCGCGTCCCCGTCACCTGGTGA
- the mtnA gene encoding S-methyl-5-thioribose-1-phosphate isomerase, giving the protein MRRTIDWADGAIVIIDQTALPGDYRLLELRTVGELVDAIKRLAVRGAPALGGAGALGVALAARHGGDVRADAELVAAARPTAVNLRWGVERALAKLDRGADAVLAEALALLTEDEELNKTASAHAAGIVLAACPRRPLRLLSHCNAGRLATVGWGSALGVVWHLHERGLVEEVLVDETRPLLQGSRLTAWELAQAGVPYRVQPDGAAAAAMARGMVDCVLVGADRIAANGDVANKIGTYGLAIAAAHHGVPFVVVAPSSTVDSSLADGTGITIEERDARELTEYAGAGVTPPGAEVFNPAFDVTPAALITAVVTENGRYLP; this is encoded by the coding sequence GTGCGCAGGACCATCGACTGGGCGGACGGCGCGATCGTCATCATCGACCAGACCGCGCTGCCCGGCGACTACCGGCTGCTGGAGCTGCGCACCGTCGGCGAGCTGGTCGACGCGATCAAGCGGCTCGCCGTCCGCGGCGCACCCGCGCTCGGGGGTGCCGGTGCGCTCGGCGTCGCGCTCGCGGCCCGGCACGGCGGCGACGTCCGGGCCGACGCCGAGCTGGTCGCGGCCGCCCGTCCCACCGCCGTCAACCTGCGGTGGGGGGTGGAACGCGCGCTGGCCAAGCTCGACCGGGGGGCCGACGCCGTTCTTGCCGAAGCACTAGCCCTGCTCACCGAGGACGAAGAACTCAACAAGACGGCGTCCGCGCACGCCGCCGGGATCGTGCTGGCCGCGTGCCCGCGCCGGCCGCTGCGGCTGCTCAGCCACTGCAACGCCGGCCGGCTCGCGACCGTCGGGTGGGGCAGCGCGCTCGGCGTCGTCTGGCACCTGCACGAGCGCGGGCTCGTCGAGGAGGTGCTCGTCGACGAGACGCGCCCGCTGCTGCAGGGCTCCCGGCTGACGGCGTGGGAGCTGGCGCAGGCCGGCGTGCCCTACCGCGTCCAGCCGGACGGCGCGGCCGCCGCGGCGATGGCCCGTGGGATGGTCGACTGCGTGCTCGTCGGCGCCGACCGGATCGCCGCCAACGGCGACGTGGCCAACAAGATCGGCACCTACGGCCTGGCCATCGCCGCCGCGCACCACGGCGTGCCGTTCGTCGTCGTCGCACCGTCGTCCACAGTAGACAGTTCGCTCGCGGACGGCACGGGCATCACCATCGAGGAACGCGACGCCCGCGAGCTCACCGAATACGCCGGCGCCGGCGTCACGCCGCCGGGCGCCGAGGTGTTCAACCCCGCGTTCGACGTCACCCCGGCGGCGCTCATCACCGCCGTGGTCACCGAGAACGGCCGCTACCTCCCCTAG
- a CDS encoding RidA family protein: MTIQRQNPPGLHATPGYHHVTVAAAGRTVYLAGQCPLTADGKVVDGDVLAQTDQVVANTLAALTFAGATPEDVVRTVIYVVTDDRATLSAVWDRLTESPLGAAFTTASTLLGVAQLGYPDQLVELDVTAALA, encoded by the coding sequence GTGACCATTCAACGGCAGAACCCGCCCGGCCTGCACGCGACGCCGGGCTACCACCACGTGACGGTGGCCGCGGCGGGCCGCACGGTGTACCTGGCGGGCCAGTGCCCGCTGACCGCGGACGGCAAGGTCGTCGACGGAGACGTGCTGGCCCAGACCGACCAGGTGGTGGCCAACACCCTGGCCGCGCTGACGTTCGCGGGCGCGACCCCGGAAGACGTGGTCCGCACGGTGATCTACGTGGTGACCGACGACCGCGCGACGCTGTCGGCGGTCTGGGACCGCCTGACGGAGTCGCCACTCGGCGCGGCCTTCACCACGGCGAGCACGCTGCTGGGGGTGGCACAGCTCGGGTACCCGGACCAGCTGGTGGAACTGGACGTCACGGCGGCGCTCGCCTGA
- a CDS encoding cytochrome P450, with protein sequence MTTTHTEALAYPFNEEAGLDLNEAYAAARDADGMVRVKMTYGEPAWLATRYADARLVLGDRRFSRAMEKEKDAPRRSPVQRDGGILQMDPPDHTRLRTLVAKAFTMRRVELLRPRVARLAAELIADMKAAGATADLVDAYALPIPVAVICELLGVPVADRPKFRVWSDAALSTSGLTPEEFERNREELRDYMRGLIAEHRSAPQDDLMTALIEARDTRDRLTELELVDLCVGILVAGHETTASQIPNFVYALLDQPGQWDRLRSDPGLIPAAVEELLRFVPLGAGAGFARYATEDIEVGGVLVRAGEPVLVAVGAANRDRLQFDDADQLRFDRGDSHHLGFGHGVHHCLGAPLARLELQEALRALVTELPGLHLAGDIVWKTQMLVRGPRSMPIGW encoded by the coding sequence ATGACCACCACGCACACCGAGGCGCTCGCGTACCCGTTCAACGAGGAGGCCGGGCTCGACCTGAACGAGGCCTACGCCGCCGCCCGCGACGCGGACGGCATGGTGCGGGTCAAGATGACCTACGGCGAGCCCGCTTGGCTGGCCACGCGCTACGCCGACGCCCGGCTCGTGCTGGGGGACCGCCGCTTCTCGCGGGCGATGGAGAAGGAGAAGGACGCGCCGCGACGCTCGCCCGTGCAGCGCGACGGCGGGATCCTGCAGATGGACCCGCCCGACCACACGCGGCTGCGGACGCTCGTCGCGAAGGCGTTCACCATGCGCCGCGTCGAGCTGCTCCGCCCGCGCGTCGCCCGGCTCGCGGCCGAGCTGATCGCCGACATGAAGGCCGCCGGGGCGACCGCGGACCTCGTCGACGCCTACGCGCTGCCGATCCCGGTCGCCGTGATCTGCGAGCTGCTCGGCGTCCCGGTCGCGGACCGGCCGAAGTTCCGCGTCTGGAGCGACGCCGCGCTGTCCACCAGCGGGCTGACGCCCGAGGAGTTCGAGCGCAACCGCGAGGAGCTGCGCGACTACATGCGCGGCCTGATCGCCGAACACCGCTCGGCGCCGCAAGACGACCTGATGACGGCGTTGATCGAGGCCCGCGACACCCGCGACCGGCTGACCGAGCTGGAGCTGGTCGACCTGTGCGTCGGCATCCTCGTCGCCGGCCACGAGACCACCGCGAGCCAGATCCCCAACTTCGTCTACGCGCTGCTGGACCAGCCCGGGCAGTGGGACCGGCTGCGCTCCGATCCCGGCTTGATCCCGGCCGCGGTCGAGGAGCTGCTGCGGTTCGTGCCGCTGGGCGCCGGCGCCGGGTTCGCGCGCTACGCCACCGAGGACATCGAGGTCGGCGGGGTGCTCGTACGGGCGGGCGAGCCGGTGCTGGTGGCGGTCGGCGCGGCCAACCGCGACCGCCTGCAGTTCGACGACGCGGATCAGCTGCGCTTCGACCGCGGGGACAGCCACCACCTCGGCTTCGGCCACGGCGTCCACCACTGCCTCGGTGCGCCGCTCGCCCGCCTCGAGCTGCAGGAGGCGCTCCGCGCGTTGGTCACCGAGCTGCCCGGGCTGCACCTCGCGGGCGATATCGTGTGGAAGACGCAGATGCTCGTCCGCGGACCGCGGTCGATGCCGATCGGCTGGTGA
- a CDS encoding PIG-L family deacetylase has translation MATLVTFHAHPDDECLRTAGVMRKAVEEGHRVVLVVATRGEVGEVPDGFLAEGEKLEDRRVQEAHAAAKILGVERVEFLGYRDSGMMGEATNDDPACFWQADVEAAAVQLAAILREESASVLTVYDDNGDYGHPDHIQVHRVGVRAAELAGTPRVFQATFNREFMQRGFDAAVEEGLMPPEARPNPPENVEFGKPEAEITAAVDVSKYVDAKRAAMRAHPSQISEDTFMLAMPDEAFAFAFGTEWYIRAGQGPGITETDLMAGL, from the coding sequence ATGGCAACACTGGTCACCTTCCACGCCCACCCCGACGACGAGTGCCTGCGCACCGCCGGCGTCATGCGCAAGGCCGTCGAGGAGGGCCACCGCGTCGTGCTGGTCGTCGCGACGCGCGGCGAGGTCGGCGAAGTACCCGACGGATTCCTCGCCGAGGGCGAAAAGCTCGAGGACCGCCGCGTCCAGGAGGCGCACGCGGCCGCGAAGATCCTCGGCGTGGAACGCGTCGAGTTCCTCGGCTACCGCGACTCCGGGATGATGGGCGAGGCGACGAACGACGATCCGGCGTGCTTCTGGCAGGCCGACGTCGAAGCGGCCGCCGTCCAGCTCGCGGCGATCCTGCGCGAGGAGTCGGCGAGCGTGCTGACGGTCTACGACGACAACGGCGATTACGGCCACCCCGACCACATCCAGGTCCACCGCGTCGGCGTCCGCGCGGCCGAGCTGGCCGGCACCCCCCGCGTCTTCCAGGCGACGTTCAACCGCGAGTTCATGCAGCGCGGCTTCGACGCGGCGGTCGAGGAGGGCCTGATGCCGCCGGAGGCGAGGCCGAACCCACCGGAGAACGTCGAGTTCGGCAAGCCGGAAGCCGAGATCACGGCGGCGGTGGACGTCTCGAAGTACGTGGACGCCAAGCGCGCGGCGATGCGCGCCCACCCGAGCCAGATCAGCGAGGACACGTTCATGCTGGCCATGCCGGACGAAGCGTTCGCCTTCGCCTTCGGCACGGAGTGGTACATCCGCGCGGGCCAGGGCCCGGGCATCACGGAGACGGACCTGATGGCCGGACTCTGA
- a CDS encoding PadR family transcriptional regulator — protein sequence MWIEILLLSRLAREPMHGYELRKAVEASTGHTLSNNSLYPTLRRFVDAGAVSRSAEEQEAKPPRHVYTVTDVGRELLHDMLADFPDDLALNEAEFLARVGNFGWLREGERIRVIDVRDRGLAAEHERLTRLLADQADPWSRATMRHVCEQFDTERAWLAELKRGAVHDHH from the coding sequence GTGTGGATCGAGATCCTGCTGCTGTCGAGACTGGCCCGCGAACCGATGCACGGTTACGAGCTCCGCAAGGCCGTGGAGGCCTCGACCGGCCACACCTTGTCGAACAACTCGCTGTACCCGACGCTGCGGCGCTTCGTCGACGCCGGCGCGGTGAGCCGCAGCGCGGAGGAACAGGAGGCCAAACCGCCGCGGCACGTCTACACCGTCACCGACGTCGGGCGGGAACTGCTGCACGACATGCTCGCCGACTTCCCGGACGACCTCGCGCTCAACGAAGCCGAGTTCCTCGCCAGGGTGGGAAACTTCGGCTGGCTGCGCGAAGGCGAGCGGATACGCGTCATCGACGTCCGTGACCGCGGGCTCGCGGCCGAACACGAGCGGCTGACCCGGCTGCTCGCCGACCAGGCCGATCCGTGGAGCCGCGCCACCATGCGGCACGTCTGCGAGCAGTTCGACACCGAACGCGCCTGGCTCGCCGAACTGAAACGAGGAGCGGTTCATGACCACCACTGA
- a CDS encoding ferredoxin: MKISVDTGKCVSSGQCVLLAPETFDQNEDDGTVVLLASEPKGDEEEVRQAELTCPAAAIRLAEA; the protein is encoded by the coding sequence GTGAAGATCAGCGTCGACACCGGGAAGTGCGTCTCGTCGGGCCAGTGCGTGCTGCTGGCGCCGGAGACGTTCGACCAGAACGAAGACGACGGCACGGTGGTCCTCCTCGCTTCCGAGCCGAAGGGTGACGAAGAGGAGGTCCGCCAGGCGGAGCTGACCTGCCCGGCCGCGGCGATCCGGCTCGCCGAGGCCTGA
- a CDS encoding VOC family protein gives MERVTGIGGYFLRAADPAALSAWYREKLGLDTDEHGAWRQEAGPTVFAPFEADTDYFGARSQQTMLNFRVRDLDAMLAQLRDLGADVAAEAQEFDGVGKFGWVTDPEGNRVELWQPAG, from the coding sequence ATGGAACGTGTGACCGGCATCGGTGGGTACTTTCTCCGCGCGGCGGATCCGGCGGCGCTCAGCGCCTGGTACCGGGAGAAACTCGGCCTCGACACCGACGAGCACGGGGCCTGGCGGCAGGAGGCGGGCCCCACGGTCTTCGCGCCGTTCGAGGCGGACACCGACTACTTCGGCGCGCGCTCCCAGCAGACGATGCTCAACTTCCGGGTCCGCGACCTCGACGCCATGCTGGCGCAGCTGCGCGACCTCGGCGCCGACGTCGCGGCCGAGGCCCAGGAGTTCGACGGCGTCGGCAAGTTCGGCTGGGTCACCGACCCGGAGGGCAACCGCGTCGAACTCTGGCAGCCCGCCGGCTGA
- a CDS encoding PHP domain-containing protein: MTIDLHAHSTASDGTTPPADLPRLAARAGLTVVALTDHDTFAGLALAAPAAAEAGVELVPGVEISCRLDEAEVHLLGYFADPADASLAAELELIRTDRARRAVRMVDRCRELGAPITLAQVEPIAAGAPLGRPHIAAALVAAGVVTDAFTPDWLADGGRADVPKHVLPTTAAIALIRAAGGTAVLAHPRSSKRRAEVSDAQLATLAAAGLAGLEADHPEQPPEVGRRLREVAAELGLLTMGSSDFHGDRKPVRLGDFTTAPEVLAALRP, from the coding sequence GTGACGATCGACTTGCACGCCCACAGCACGGCCTCGGACGGCACGACGCCGCCGGCGGACCTGCCCCGGCTGGCGGCCCGGGCGGGCCTGACCGTGGTCGCGCTGACCGACCACGACACGTTCGCCGGCCTGGCTCTCGCGGCGCCCGCCGCCGCGGAAGCCGGGGTCGAGCTGGTGCCCGGCGTCGAGATCTCCTGCCGCCTCGACGAAGCCGAGGTGCACCTGCTCGGCTACTTCGCCGACCCGGCGGACGCGTCGCTGGCGGCCGAGCTGGAGCTGATCCGCACCGACCGCGCCCGCCGCGCGGTCCGGATGGTGGACCGCTGCCGCGAGCTGGGCGCGCCGATCACGCTGGCCCAGGTGGAGCCGATCGCCGCCGGCGCCCCGCTGGGCCGCCCCCACATCGCGGCGGCCCTGGTCGCGGCGGGCGTGGTGACGGACGCGTTCACCCCGGACTGGCTCGCCGACGGCGGCCGCGCGGACGTCCCGAAGCACGTCCTGCCCACGACGGCCGCGATCGCCCTGATCCGCGCGGCCGGCGGCACGGCGGTGCTGGCCCACCCGCGCTCGTCGAAGCGCCGGGCGGAGGTGTCGGACGCCCAGCTGGCGACGTTGGCCGCGGCGGGCCTGGCCGGGCTGGAAGCGGACCACCCGGAGCAGCCACCGGAGGTCGGGCGGCGGCTGCGGGAGGTGGCGGCGGAGCTGGGCCTGCTGACGATGGGCTCGAGCGACTTCCACGGCGACCGCAAGCCGGTCCGGCTGGGCGACTTCACCACGGCGCCCGAGG
- a CDS encoding TetR family transcriptional regulator, translated as MTEQPGRKRDAAATRLALLDAAADLFADRGFDRTTVRDIAKEAGANQSLLFRYFGSKEALFEAVIARNTREQIASNAPERLFSATLRAMLEPGGERNRTLETYLRSPGSDSAAAAMRQELGREYAGTLAGLTDAPDAELRADLALAWLLGIGLVREVTAKEPLASADPDDICRLVLAATRTLLERTE; from the coding sequence GTGACCGAACAGCCAGGCCGGAAGCGGGACGCCGCCGCGACGCGCCTGGCGCTGCTCGACGCCGCCGCGGACCTGTTCGCCGACCGCGGTTTCGACCGGACCACCGTGCGGGACATCGCGAAGGAAGCGGGCGCCAACCAGTCGCTGCTCTTCCGCTACTTCGGCAGCAAAGAGGCGTTGTTCGAGGCGGTCATCGCGCGGAACACGCGCGAGCAGATCGCCTCGAACGCGCCGGAACGGCTGTTCAGCGCGACGTTGCGCGCCATGCTGGAACCGGGCGGCGAGCGCAACCGCACGCTGGAGACGTACCTGCGGTCACCCGGCAGTGACAGCGCCGCGGCCGCGATGCGGCAGGAGCTGGGCCGCGAGTACGCCGGCACACTGGCGGGCCTGACCGACGCACCGGACGCCGAGCTGCGCGCCGACCTCGCGCTGGCCTGGCTGCTGGGCATCGGCCTGGTCCGCGAGGTCACCGCCAAGGAACCCCTGGCCAGCGCGGACCCGGACGACATCTGCCGCCTGGTGCTCGCCGCCACCCGGACCTTGCTGGAGCGCACCGAATAA
- a CDS encoding ferredoxin, producing MSWHVEVDEHTCIGSGMCASLMPEVFALDGAVARTVTSEVDADETVLDAADSCPAMAILVTDGGREIGPRP from the coding sequence ATGAGCTGGCACGTGGAGGTCGACGAACACACCTGCATCGGGTCGGGGATGTGCGCGTCCCTGATGCCCGAGGTGTTCGCGCTGGACGGTGCCGTCGCGCGCACGGTCACGAGCGAGGTCGACGCGGACGAGACGGTGCTCGACGCCGCCGACTCGTGCCCGGCGATGGCGATCCTGGTGACCGACGGCGGCCGCGAGATCGGCCCGCGTCCCTAG
- a CDS encoding FAD-binding and (Fe-S)-binding domain-containing protein: protein MEILTDTATLALYTTDASNYRHVPRGVVLPETVDDVVAAVAAARARDLPVIARGGGTSVAGNACGPGLVIDTSRHVGGVLSLDPETRLARVLPGTVLDDLQAVAAPHGLRFGPDPSTHSRCTIGGMIGNNACGSHSVAWGRTVDVVRSLDVLLYDGTRLRLGPGEPTEGRVFDELRALVRDNLALLRKELSTWPRRVSGYGLEHLLPENGFDVAKALVGSEGTCVTVLEATVALAELPRHRVLAVLGFPSDIAAADAVPSILPWSPLTVEGVDAELVAMLPGRGDDLPPGGAWLFVELAGADPAEAAGRARALAASLELTGSVVLDDPVAQRELWRIREEGAGLATRLADGSEAWPGWEDAAVPPERLGAYLREFKDLMRAHGRKSVVYGHYGEGCLHLRLDFDLLSQQGIAGFRRFLEEAADLVAAHGGSLSGEHGDGQARSELLSRMYSPEMMAVFARFKAIFDPAGRMNPGIIVEPRKVDANLRVRPAPLSLEDVTVLGYPEDRGSFGQAMRRCVGVGKCRNTSGGGVMCPSYRATREEQHSTRGRAHLLAEMLNGEVITDGWRSAEVHDALDLCLSCKGCLSDCPVDVDMATYKAEFLHQHYRRRLRPAAHYSMGWLPLWLRAGARAPRLANALGRSPRLSGLLKRLGGIAPERALPEFARKPFTTARADLRRRASGDRKVVLWPDSFNNYLTPSVLDAAHEVLTAAGYDVVLPDRGVCCGLTWVSTGQLDVARRVLRRTLDVLAPYLDAGYEVAGLEPSCTALFRGDLPALLPDDERASLLASRTATFAELLERAPIPFAALDVDAITQVHCHQHAVLGFTADESAMAAAGVRNTTLDSGCCGLAGNFGFERGHYDVSKAVAEDRMLPAIRAASEDTVVVSDGFSCRTQIAQESGRQAVHLAELLRRALP from the coding sequence GTGGAGATCCTCACCGACACCGCCACGCTCGCGCTGTACACGACCGACGCCTCCAACTACCGCCACGTGCCCCGGGGCGTCGTGCTGCCGGAGACCGTCGACGACGTCGTCGCCGCGGTCGCCGCCGCCCGCGCCCGGGACCTGCCGGTGATCGCCCGCGGTGGTGGCACCAGCGTCGCCGGGAACGCGTGCGGGCCCGGGCTGGTGATCGACACCTCGCGCCACGTCGGCGGGGTGCTTTCGCTCGATCCGGAGACGCGGCTCGCGCGGGTGCTGCCCGGAACCGTGCTGGACGACCTCCAAGCCGTCGCGGCGCCGCACGGGCTGCGGTTCGGCCCGGACCCCTCGACGCACAGCCGCTGCACGATCGGCGGGATGATCGGCAACAACGCGTGCGGCTCGCACTCGGTGGCGTGGGGCCGCACGGTCGACGTCGTGCGCTCGCTGGACGTCCTGCTCTACGACGGCACGCGGCTGCGGCTCGGCCCGGGCGAGCCGACCGAAGGCCGGGTCTTCGACGAGCTGCGCGCGCTGGTGCGGGACAACCTGGCCTTGCTGCGCAAGGAACTTTCGACGTGGCCGCGGCGCGTCTCCGGCTACGGCCTGGAGCACCTGCTGCCGGAGAACGGCTTCGACGTCGCCAAGGCACTGGTCGGCTCGGAGGGCACGTGCGTCACGGTGCTGGAGGCGACGGTCGCGCTGGCCGAGCTGCCGCGGCACCGGGTGCTGGCCGTGCTGGGCTTCCCGTCCGACATCGCGGCGGCCGACGCGGTGCCGTCGATCCTGCCGTGGTCGCCGCTGACCGTCGAAGGCGTCGACGCCGAGCTGGTCGCGATGCTCCCCGGCCGTGGCGACGACCTGCCGCCGGGCGGCGCGTGGCTGTTCGTCGAGCTGGCCGGCGCGGACCCGGCCGAGGCCGCCGGACGCGCCCGCGCGCTGGCCGCGTCGCTGGAGCTGACCGGGTCCGTCGTGCTGGACGACCCGGTCGCGCAGCGCGAGCTGTGGCGGATCCGCGAGGAGGGCGCGGGCCTGGCGACCCGGCTCGCGGACGGCTCCGAGGCGTGGCCGGGCTGGGAGGACGCGGCTGTCCCGCCGGAGCGGCTCGGCGCGTACCTGCGCGAGTTCAAGGACCTCATGCGCGCGCACGGGCGCAAAAGCGTCGTCTACGGGCACTACGGCGAGGGCTGTCTGCACCTGCGGCTGGACTTCGATCTGCTTTCGCAGCAGGGGATCGCCGGGTTCCGGCGGTTCCTGGAGGAGGCCGCGGACCTCGTCGCGGCCCACGGCGGCTCCCTGTCCGGCGAACACGGCGACGGCCAGGCCCGCTCGGAGCTGCTGTCCCGGATGTACAGCCCCGAGATGATGGCCGTCTTCGCACGGTTCAAGGCGATCTTCGACCCGGCGGGGCGGATGAACCCCGGCATCATCGTCGAGCCGCGCAAGGTCGACGCGAACCTGCGCGTGCGCCCGGCCCCACTGTCCCTTGAGGACGTCACCGTGCTCGGCTACCCCGAGGACCGGGGGAGTTTCGGGCAGGCGATGCGCCGCTGCGTCGGCGTCGGGAAGTGCCGCAACACCAGCGGCGGCGGCGTCATGTGCCCCAGTTACCGCGCCACCCGCGAGGAGCAGCACTCGACGCGCGGGCGCGCGCACCTGCTCGCGGAGATGCTCAACGGCGAGGTCATCACGGACGGCTGGCGCTCCGCCGAGGTCCACGACGCGCTCGACTTGTGCCTGTCCTGCAAGGGATGCCTGTCGGACTGCCCGGTGGACGTCGACATGGCGACGTACAAGGCGGAGTTCCTGCACCAGCACTACCGGCGGCGGCTGCGCCCGGCGGCGCACTACTCGATGGGCTGGCTGCCGCTGTGGCTGCGGGCCGGCGCGCGGGCGCCGCGGCTGGCCAACGCGCTCGGCCGCTCGCCGCGGCTGTCCGGCCTGCTGAAACGGCTGGGCGGGATCGCACCGGAACGCGCGCTGCCGGAGTTCGCGCGGAAGCCGTTCACGACGGCGCGGGCCGACCTGCGGCGGCGCGCTTCCGGCGACCGGAAAGTCGTGCTGTGGCCGGATTCGTTCAACAACTACCTGACGCCGTCAGTCCTCGACGCGGCCCACGAGGTGCTGACCGCGGCCGGCTACGACGTCGTGCTGCCGGACCGCGGTGTCTGTTGTGGACTGACGTGGGTCTCGACCGGTCAGCTCGACGTCGCCCGCCGGGTGCTGCGCCGGACCCTGGACGTGCTGGCGCCCTACCTGGACGCGGGGTACGAGGTCGCCGGGCTGGAGCCGAGCTGCACGGCGCTGTTCCGCGGCGACCTGCCGGCCCTCCTGCCGGACGACGAGCGCGCGTCGTTGCTGGCGTCTCGCACGGCCACCTTCGCGGAGCTGCTGGAGCGCGCCCCGATCCCGTTCGCGGCGCTGGACGTCGACGCGATCACCCAGGTCCACTGCCACCAGCACGCGGTCCTCGGCTTCACGGCCGACGAGTCGGCGATGGCGGCGGCGGGCGTCCGCAACACGACGCTCGACTCGGGATGTTGTGGCCTGGCGGGCAACTTCGGCTTCGAGCGCGGCCACTACGACGTCTCGAAGGCGGTGGCGGAGGACCGCATGCTCCCGGCGATCCGCGCGGCTTCGGAAGACACGGTCGTCGTCTCCGACGGCTTCAGCTGCCGGACCCAGATCGCGCAGGAGTCGGGCCGCCAGGCCGTGCACCTGGCGGAACTGCTGCGGCGCGCGTTGCCCTGA